The DNA window CCCAACGCGGAGAACAGAACACATGGCTCGAATTACGTTGCGTCAATTGCTCGACCACGCTGCGGAGCATGAGTACGGCGTGCCGGCCTTCAACATCAACAACATGGAACAGGCGCTCGCCATCATGGACGCCGCCTCCAGCCTTGATGCGCCGGTCATCATCCAGGCCTCGCGCGGCGCGCGGTCCTACGCCAACGACATCATGCTCCGGCACATGATGGATGCGGTCACCGAAATCTATCCGCAGATTCCGGTCTGCGTGCACCTCGACCACGGCAACGGACCCGATACCTGCATGACCGCGATCCAGGCCGGCTTCACCTCCGTGATGATGGACGGCTCGCTGAAGGCCGACGGCAAGACCGCGGCCGACTGGGATTACAATGTCGGGGTCACCAGGACGGTCACCGACATGGCCCATCTCGGCGGCATTTCGGTGGAAGGCGAACTCGGCGTTTTGGGGTCGCTCGAAACCGGGATGGGCGACAAGGAGGACGGCCACGGCGCCGAGGGTAAGCTGTCGCACGACCAGTTGCTCACCAATCCCGACGAGGCGGTCAAGTTCGTCAAGGAGACCAAGGTCGATGCGCTGGCTATTGCGATGGGGACGTCGCACGGCGCCTACAAGTTCACCCGCAAGCCGGACGGCGACATTCTGGCCATGAACGTGATCGAGGAAATTCACCGCAAGCTGCCCAACATGCATCTGGTGATGCATGGATCGTCCTCGGTACCGCAGGACCTGCAGGACATCATCAACGCCAATGGCGGCAAGATGAAGCCGACTTGGGGCGTGCCGGTTTCCGAGATCCAGCGCGGCATCAAGAACGGCGTCCGCAAGATCAACATCGACACCGACAATCGCATGGCGATGACCGGCCAGATCCGCAAGGTGCTGCGCGAGGACCCGAGCGAATTCGATCCGCGCAAATATCTCAAGCCGGCGATGGAAGCGATGGCCAGGCTTTGCAAACAGCGGCTGCAGGAGTTCAACACCGCCGGCCAGGCCAGCAAGATCAAGAAAGTGCTGACCACCGCCGAGATGGCGAAGCGCTACACCAAGGGCGAGCTCGACCCGCAAATCGCGTGACAGGCGGCCATTCCCGGGCCGGCCGCCAGCCTCCCGGCGCCGGGGTGGGCTTTGGCGCGGGTTTAGAGCAGGTTTAGAGTTCGTTTTCTTGGGGATTGCCTGAGAACGGTCTATTTTAACTCGCACAGAAACAGCGCTCTGGAGGAGGCATCGATGAATCTCGCCGATCTCAACAAGGTCGCTCGGGCCGTGGTCGCACCGGGCAAGGGCCTGCTCGCCGCCGACGAATCCACCGGAACCATCAAGAAACGCTTCGACGCCATCAATGTCGCATCGACCGAGGAGTCGCGCCGCGACTATCGCGAGATGCTGTTCCGCTCCAGCGAAGCCATGAACCGCTATATCTCCGGCGTCATCCTCTATGACGAGACCTTCTGGCAAAAGGCCGAGGACGGCACGCCGCTGGTGAAGCTGATCGAGCAATCGGGCGCGATCCCCGGCATCAAGGTCGACGAGGGCACCCAAGCCTTGCCGGCCTGCCCGGGCGAACTAGTCACCGTCGGGCTCGACAAGCTCGCCGAGCGTCTGAAGAAATATTACGAAGGGGGTGCCCGGTTCGCCAAATGGCGCGCGGTGATCGATATCGGGCCGCAGATTCCGACCATGACGGCGATCCGCGTCAACGCCCACGCGCTGGCGCGCTACGCCGCGCTATGCCAGGCCGCGCAGATTGTTCCGATCGTCGAGCCGGAAGTCCTGATGGACGGCGACCACGACATCGACCGCTGCTATGAGGTGACCCAGCGCGTTCTCAACAAGACGTTTCAGGAATTACGCGTTCAGCGCGTCGCGCTGGAAGGCATGATCCTGAAACCAAATATGGCCATCCCCGGCAAGAAAAGCGCGAAGCAGGTGTCCGCCGAAGAGATCGCGGAGAAAACCGTCCGGCTGTTGAAGAACTGCGTCCCCGCGGCGGTGCCCGGCATTGCCTTCCTGTCCGGCGGGCAGTCCGACGAGGAGGCCACCGCGCATCTCAACGCCATGAACCGGATCGGCGGCCTGCCGTGGCCGCTCACCTTCTCCTATGGCCGCGCGCTGCAGGCGGCGCCGCAGAAGGCGTGGGCGGGCAAGGCCGGGAATGTCGCCGCGGGCCAGCGGGCGTTTACCCATCGCGCGCGGATGAATTCGCTGGCCAGCAAAGGTGAATGGCAGGCCGATCTGGAAAAGAAGGCGGCATAGATTTGGCCACCAAACCCGTTCCGCGGCGCCCCGTGCCGCGTCTCTATCTCGCGACGCCTGAGGTGGACGATCCCGCGCTGTTGCTCGCGAGCCTGCCGGGCTTGCTGGCCGGCGCCGATGTCGCCGCCTTGCTGCTGCGGCTGAAACCGACCGACCAGCGCACCATGATCTCGCGGGTCAAGGCGCTGGCGCCGGCGGTCCAGGGCAGCGGCGCCGCGCTCTTGCTCGACGGCCATGTCGAACTGGTCGCCCGCGCCGGCGCCGACGGCGCGCATCTGACCGGTATCGCGGCCATGGAGGATGCGCTGCCGACATTGAAGCCCGACCGCATCGCCGGCGTCGGCGGATTGACGACACGGCACGATTCGATGGCCGCGGGCGAAGCCGGCGCGGATTACGTGCTGTTCGGCGAGCCCGATGCGCGGCAACAGCGGCCTTCGGTGGAGGCGATCGCCGAGCGCCTGCAATGGTGGGCCGAACTGTTCGAGCCGCCATGCGTCGGCTTTGCCGCCTCGCGCGAGGAGGCTTACCAATTCGCCGCCGCCGGCGCTGATTTCGTTCTGGTCGGCGATTTCATCTGGAATGATTCGCGCGGCGCGGCGGCGGCATTGATGGACGCGGAGCAGACGATCAGGCAAGCCTACGCCGCCATGCCCGGAACCGCCAAAGTCGAACAGGAATGACGCCGGAAATGAAGATCCTGCGTCCCGTACTGATCCTCGCGAGCTGTCTGCTGTTGACGGCAAACGCGGCGGCGCAAATCTCGCTGACGCCGCCGGCCGCGCAACCGCCGCCGGCAGCAGGCAAACCGGAGCCGAAGGTGAAACCGCACACCATCGCCAGGAAGCCCGCCGCTTCCGCCGCGACGGCGAAGCCCGCGGCAGCTCCGGTGGCGCCGGCCGCGACGGTGACGCCTGCGCCTGTGCCCGACAACCCCAATGTCGATCTGGTGTACGGCGCCTATCAGCGCGGGCAATACAAGACCGCGTTCGATCTCGCGACCAAGCGCGCGCAGGAAAACGGCGATCCGAAGGCGATGACGATGCTCGGCGAACTCTACGCCAATGCAATGGGCATCAAGCGCGACTATGCGAAGGCGGCCGAGTGGTACAAGCGCGCCGCCGACGGGGGCGACCGCGAGGGCATGTTCGCACTGGCGATGCTTCGTCTCGGCGGCCGCGGCGGCCCCGTCAACCGCGAAGAGGCGGTGAAGCTGCTGGCATCATCGGCGAAACTTGGCGAACCGAAGGCGGCGTACAATCTGGCGCTGCTCTATCTCGACGGACAGACGCTGCCGCAGGACCTCATGCGCGCCGCGCAACTGCTGAGCATGGCCGCCGACGCCGGCAATCCGGAGGCGCAATACGCGCTTGCAACCTTCTACAAGGAGGGCACCGGCGTCGCGAAGGACGTCGAGAAGTCGGTCCAGCTGCTGAAGGCGGCTTCGCTGGCCGACAACGTCGACGCCGAGGTCGAATATGCGATCGCGCTTTACAACGGCACCGGCACGCCGAAGAACGAAGCCGCCGCGGTGGCGCTGCTGCGCAAGGCCGCCCGGCAAAACAGCCCGATCGCCCAAAACCGTCTCGCGCGGGTGCTGGTGACCGGACAAGGCGCGCCGATGGACAAGATCGAGGGCCTCAAATGGCACCTGGTGGCGAAAACCGCCGGGAAGGGCGACCCCATGCTCGACAAGGCGCTGGCCGATTTAAGCCCCGAGGACCGCGCCAAGGCCGAGGCGGCCGCCCGCAAATGGCTCGGCCTCAAATGATCCGTCTTGACGCCACCCCAACCGCAGGGCACCCACTGGGAGCGTGATCAGCGGCGTCCGATCGCGTTCAAATGATTAGAGAATTCCATCCAACCCGATCCTGACCTGACGCTCAGGTCGCCTTGAGCCGAGATCATGCTGCATTCAGCCCTTATCAACGTCATGGTCAAAGCCGCGCGCCGCGCCGGCCGCAGTCTCAAGCGCGACCTCGGCGAGGTCGAAAATCTCCAGGTATCGCTGAAGGGGCCGGCCAACTTTGTCAGCCTTGCCGACAAGCGGGCCGAACAAATGCTTCTCGAGGACCTCACCAAGGCCCGGCCGGGTTACGGCTTCATCGGCGAGGAAGGTGGAATCCGCGCAGGCGACGACAAGACCCATACCTGGATCGTCGATCCACTCGACGGCACCACGAACTTCCTGCACGGCATTCCGCAATTCGCGATCTCGATCGGCCTGCAGCGCGAGGGCACGATCATTGCCGGCGTAATCTACAACCCCGCCAATGACGAGCTCTACATCGCCGAACGCGGCAAGGGCGCCTTCCTCAACGAGCAGCGGCTGCGTGTCGCCGGCCGCCGCAAGCTCGGCGACTGCGTGATCGCCTGCGGCCTGCCGCATATCGGCCGTGGCGACCATGACCTTTCGCGCCGCGAGATGACCGAAATCCAGAACCGGGTGGCCGGCCTGCGCCGGTTCGGCGCCGCCTCGCTCGACATGGCCTTCGTCGCTGCGGGCCGGCTCGACGGCTATTGGGAGCGCAATCTGCAGCCATGGGACATGGCGGCGGGGCAGATCATGGTACGGGAAGCCGGCGGCACCGTCAGCGGCATGGCAGGCGACGACGACGCGCTGAAGTCCGGCAACGTGATCTGCGGCAACGAATTCATCCACGCCGAGCTGGTGAAGATTCTGAAGCCGCTAGGGAAGTAAGTTTGGTTGATTAACGAAACCGTCATGCGCGGGCTTGACCCGCGCATCCATCAATCTTCACGAAAAGCATTTTCAAAAGTGGATGGATTGCCGGGTCAAGCCCGGCAATGACGAATTGACTTAGCTATACCGCCCTCATCCGGTAATGGCTGACGCCCCATTCGCTGCCGTCGGCGTAGCCGAACAGCCCGGCCGTGGCGAGGAAGAACCAGCGCCAGCGCCGCATCCATAACGCGGTGTCGCTGCCGTAGACGTTGCGCAGAACGGCTTCGATCTCCTCGCGGTGCGAATCGAAATTGCCGAGCCAGTCGAGCGCGGTGCGCTGATAATGTGTGCCGCTCCAGCGCCATTCCTTCTCGACCTCGAACAGGTCGGCATATTGCCGGATCAGATGATGGCTCGGCATTACCCCGCCGCTGAAGAAATGCTGCGCGATCCAGTCGTCGCCGTCGGCGCGATCGAACCGATAGGCGCCGGACCGATGGGTGAAGATGTGCATGAAAAAACGGCCGTCCGGCGCCAGCCATGAGTTCACCCGCGTCATCAATTCACGCCAGTTCATGACGTGCTCGAACATTTCGACCGATACGATGCGGTCGAACCGCCGCTGCGGGTCGAACACATTCTTGTCCGACGTGACCACGCGGATATTTTTCAATCCGCGCGCCATAGCCTCGCGCTCGATATACTCGCGCTGCGAGTGCGAATTCGACAGCGCGGTCACTTGCGATCTCGGAAACTGCCGCGCCATCCACAGGGACAGCGAGCCCCAGCCGCAGCCGAGTTCGAGGATCGATTGCCCGTCGGCCAGATCCGCATGTTCGACGGTCTGGCGCAGCGCTTCTTCCTCGGCCTCCTGCAGCGTCGACTGAGGCTCCTTGTAGAAGCACGACGAATATTTGCGGTTCGGACCGAGCACGGCCGCAAAGAACGCCGCCGGCACTTCGTCATGCCGGGTCTTGGCCTCATCGCCGTGTTCGGCGATGGCGCGCGCCGCCATTTCGTCGGCAAACAAGGCGTCGCGGTCGGCGCTGTCATGGGCCAGCCGGGTCGCTGTCCGCGAGCACAGCCGCTGGATCGCGGCGCGGATCACGAGGTCGGGCAGCGGCACCCGTTCGGCGGTGCCGATCATCGTGGAGATGAAGCTCATGTGACCACTCCCTTTCGCGGTGGCAGCGGGAAGAACATGCTGGTGCGCGACTGACAGTCGTGAGAGCGCGCGCCGCGCGAGCGCACCATCTGCCGGATCGCCATCAGGGCCGCGACCAGCCACTGCGGTGGGCCCGGCGCGCCGCGGGCATCGGTCACACCGCGCTGGCCGCACCGACCAGCCCCCACCGAAAAGGTCCAGATGGTATCGACCCGGCCGGAATTGCCGGTGCGCTGCTGGACAAGCCAGGCAATGGCCATCAGGATCGAAAGCGACAGCGCGATCCCGGCCAGGGCTTCGAGGTACAAAACCGTCATACGAAAATCCCGCTAAAAGCTTCAGGCGCCAAACATTTATGAAATACGCCTTAGTCTAAGCCCGGTTTGAGGCCGAAGTTCCATGTTTCCGACGGGGGACGGGGCGCAACTGGCCTTTTCTCCCGCCGCTGCTGTGCCATATTGGTCGAAATCGTTTCCCGCCCCAACAGGTGACAATCAGCCCAATGCCTTCAGGCCCGTCTTCCCGCTCCGCGATGGAGCTCGAGCTGACCAAGCTGTCCTCGCCACGGATTTTCCTGGTGCGGATGCTGGTTTTCCTGGTGCTGTGCGCGCTGGTGATGATCGTGCTCTACAAGCAGATCGTGCTGGCTTTCTTCGCCAATCCCGGCCTCAACGCGCTGATCGGCGCGGTGCTGGCAATCGGCATCATCCTGTCGTTCCGCCAGGTGATCCGGCTCTATCCGGAAGTCGCCTGGGTCAACAATTTCCGTATCGCCGATCCCGGCCTCGCGATCGACCGGCGCCCCACTCTGCTGGCGCCGATGGCGGCGATCCTCGGCGGCGAGCGAACCGGGCGGATGACGATCTCGCAGCAGACCATGCGGCATCTATTGGATTCCATCGCCACCCGGCTCGACGAAGCCCGCGACATTTCCCGCTACATGACGGGCCTGCTGGTGTTCCTCGGGCTGCTCGGCACCTTCTGGGGCCTGATCGAAACCGTCGGCTCGGTCGGCAAGGTGATCGACAGTCTCAAGGTGGGCGGCGACGCCGGCGCATTGTTCGAGACGCTCAAGGAGGGTCTGGCCGCGCCGCTCGGCGGCATGGGCATTTCGTTTTCGTCGTCGCTGTTCGGCCTTGCCGGTTCGCTGATTCTTGGCTTCCTCGACCTGCAATCGAGCCAGGCGCAGAACCGGTTCTACACCGACCTCGAAGACTGGCTCGCCTCCACGGTGCGGGAATATTCCGGCGAGACCGCTCCCGGTTCGAGCGGCGAACTCCAGGCGATGGTCGACCGGCTGCGGCTGACCCTGGAAGAAGGCGGCACGAGCCGCGGCACCACCGTGGCGATGGCCAATCTCGCCGAGGCCATTCAGGGCCTGGTCGCGCATATGCGGACCGAGCAGCAGATGATCCGCGAATGGGCCGACGGCCAGGGCGAACAAAACCGTGAGATCAAGAAGTTACTTGAGCGGATCGCGCGCCAGCCGGAGAAGAATTAGTGGGACAATATCGTGCCCCTGCGGAGCAGCGTGAAGAACGCTGCACCGCATCCGGGAAACGAGTTAGCGGAGAACTTTCAAATGGCCCTCGCCCGTGCTCGCCGCAACGAATCCGGATTCAACTACTGGCCGGGCTTCGTCGACGCGTTGTCGACGCTGGTGCTCTCGATCGTGTTTCTGCTGTCGGTGTTCCTGGTGGTGCAGTTCTTCCTGTCGCAGGAAGTCACCGGCAAGGACAAGGCGCTGGAACAGCTCAACGCCAAGATCGCGCAGCTGAACGACCTGTTGTCGCTGGAAAAACTCGGCAAGCTCAATCTCGACGACCAGGTCTCGCAGCTGCGCGCGGGGTTGGCGTCAGCGGAGGCCGACCGCGATCGCATCAAGGGACTCTATGAAGGCCTCGCCGGCGCCGGCAATGACGCCGCCGGCCGTGACACCGAACTCAACAAGGCGCTGGATTCCGAGAAACAAGTATCGGCGCGCGCGCTGGCGCAGATCGAGGTGCTGAACCAGCAGATCAGCGCGCTGCGCCGCCAGCTGGCGGCGCTTGAGGAAGCGCTCAACGCTTCGGAAAATCGCGACAAGGAGTCGCAGGGCAAGATCGCCGATCTCGGCCAGCGCCTGAATGTTGCCCTGGCCCAACGGGTGCAGGAATTGTCGCGCTACCGTTCGGAATTCTTCGGCCGCCTGCGTACCATTCTCGGCAACCGGCCGGACATCCGGGTCGTCGGCGACCGTTTTGTCTTTCAGTCGGAGGTGTTTTTCGACACTGGACAGGCGCAATTGCTGCCCGAGGGCCGCGCCGAACTCGACAAGCTTGCAACCGCGCTGATCGACCTCGACAAGCAGATCCCGGCTGAGATTGCCTGGGTGCTCCGGGTCGACGGCCACACCGACGTGCGCCCGATCAACAGCCCGATCTTCAAGTCGAACTGGGAATTGTCCTCGGCGCGCGCGATCTCGGTGGTGCAGTACCTGGTTTCGCTCGGCGTGCCTCCGCAACGGCTGGTCGCCGCCGGCTTTGCGGAATTCCAGCCGCTCGACACCGCCGCGACCGAAGAGGCCTACAAGCGCAACCGGCGCATCGAGTTGAAGCTGACGGAACGGTGAGGATGGTAAAGCGCCATCGATTCGTCATTGCCGGGCTTGACCCGGCAATCCATCAAGAAAGATTGCTACGAAGTGGATGGATGCCCGGATCAAGTCCGGGCATGACGGCGTTGCTTTGATGGGCACTCCCTATCAGTTGCGCCCCTACCGCGCCGAGGACGAAGACGCCGCGATCGCGTTGTGGCAGCAAACCTGGCAGCAGGCCTATCCCTCAATCGACTTCGCCGCGCGTGTAACATGGTGGCGCGAGCGCTGGCGCCAGGAACTGGTGCCGAATGCGGCGATCGTGGTGGCTGAACAGGCGAGCGCGCTGGTCGGGTTCGTGACCATCGATGGGACAGGCTACCTCGATCAGCTGGTGGTCGCTCCCGATCGCTGGGGTTCGGAAGTCGCCAACGCGCTGGTCGATGAATCAAAGCGCCTGTCGCCCGAGCGCATCACGCTGCTGGTCAACAAGGACAACGCCCGCGCCATCCGCTTCTACGAGCGCAACGGCTTTGCGCGAGCTGGTGAGGATATCAATCCGACTTCGGGACGGCCAGTGCTGAAGATGGAGTGGAAGGGGTAGCTGCTCTTTCTTCCCTTCTCCCCTTGTGGGAGAAGGTGGCGCGGACGAAGTCCGTGCCGGATGAGGGGTAACGGCCTATCGAGAGACCGAAACCCCTCACCCGTCTCGAATTCGCTACGCTCATTCGAGCCACCCTCTCCCACAAGGGGAGAGGGGAAGAAACTACACCCCCTCGAACTGCAATCTCGCCAGCCGGGCATAAAGCCCGTTGGCGGCGACCAGCGAGGCGTGGGTGCCCTGCTCGACGATGCGGCCCTGGTCCATCACCATGATCCGGTCGCAGGACAATACCGTGGCGAGGCGATGGGCGATCACCAGCGTGGTGCGGTGGCGCATCAATTCCTCCAGCGCGGTCTGCACCAGCGTTTCGGATTCCGCGTCGAGCGCGGAGGTTGCTTCATCGAGCAGCAATAGCGGCGCGTCGCGCAGGATCGCGCGCGCAATGGCGATGCGCTGGCGCTGGCCCCCCGACAGCGTCACGCCGCGCTCGCCGAGCTGCGACTCGAAACCGCCCGGCAGGCGGCGGATGAACTCGCTGGCGTGGGCAAGATCGGCGGCGCGCTCGACCTCGGCGTCACTGGCATCGGGCCGGCCGAAGCGGATGTTCTCGCGCGCGCTGGTGGCGAAAGCGACCGAATCCTGCGGCACCAGCGCGATGCGCGCGCGCACCTCGCGCGGATCGGCGGAGTGGATCGGCACGCCGTCGAACGAGATCGTGCCGGACAAGGGATCGTAGAACCGCAGCAGCAGGTGAAACAGCGTGCTCTTGCCGGCGCCGGAGGGGCCGACGATGGCGACCTTCTCGCCGGCGCGCACGGTGAGCGAAACGCCGTCGACCGCCATCGTGCCGGGCCGGGTCGGATAGGCGAAGCTGACATTGTCAAAACTGACGTCGCCGCGCGCCGGGACCGGCAAGGCGCGCGGCGATGCCGGCGCTGTGATCGCCGACTTGACGCGAAGGATTTCGAACAATCGCTCCGATGCGCCGGAGGCCGCCGAAACCTCGCCCCAGACCTCGCTGAGCTGGCCGAGCGCGGCCGCGGCGAAGGCCGCATACAGGACGAACTGACCGAGCCGGCCCGGGCTGATGGTCCCGGTCAAAACGTCATGGGAGCCGACCCACAGGATCGCCACGACGCTGGTGAAGACGATGAAGATGATGATGGCGGTCAAAACCGCGCGGGCGCGGGTCGAGGTGCGCGCCGCCTCATAGGCCTGTTCGACTTCGCCGCCGTAGCGCGCATTGGCCAGCGGCTCGCTGGTATAGGCCTGCACGACGCGGATGGCGCCGACCAGTTCGGAAGCATAGGCGCTTGCCTCGGCAAGCGTATCCTGGGCATTGCGTGACAGCCGCCGCACCCAGCGCCCGAACGCCACCAGCGGCAGCACGATCAACGGTATCGCCAGCAGCACGAAGCCGGAAAGCCTGGGGCTGGTGATGACCATCATCGCGGTGGCGCCGAAGAACAGCATCAGGTTGCGCAGCGCGACCGATACCGAAGCGCCGGCCGCCGATTTGATCTGGGTGGTATCGGCGGTCAGCCGCGAGATCAGTTCGCCGCTGCGCGACAAATCGAAGAATGCCGGCGACAGCGAGATCAAATGTGCGAACACGTCGCGCCGGAGATCGGCGACGATGCGCTCCCCGATGGTCATCACCAGATAGAACCGCGACGCGCTGGCAAGGGCCAGTACCGCGACCACCGCGATCATCACGCTGAAATAGCTGTTGATCATGGCGATGCCTTCGGGCGTGAAGCCGAAGTCGATCATCCGCCGCACCGCGACCGGCACCACAAGGGTCGTGATCGCGGCGATCGTCAGCGCGATCAGGGCCAGGAACGCGCGGCCGCGGTAACGCGCGACGTAAGGCGCCAGCGCCAGCAGCGGACGAAGCCGGGCGGTGCGCTTCGCCGGGGAAACCAGCTGCGCACCGTCTGGGGAGGCCGCCGCCAGTTCCGACGGCGTTTCGCCATGCCGGTCGTCAAGCCGTTCAACTGCGCTCATGAGATCTGGACCAATCGTTGTTACCACCCAGATAGGCCCGGCTGCCACCGCTGGCAAATCCGGAACATACTTGGCTTGTTTTAGGGGCTTTGCTGCGCTATAGAGCGGCCCAAATCCGCCCCCACAGCCATCGAAATACAGGCGCCGGCGCGCCGAAGGATCTGCCATGAAAGCCGCAATTCACCCGGAATATCATATGATTACGGTCGTGATGACCGATGGCACCGAATACCAGACGCGTTCGACCTGGGGCAAGCAAGGCGACAAGCTGAACCTCGACATCGACTCCAAGTCGCACCCGGCCTGGATCGGCGGCGCCCAGCAGCTCCTCGATCGTGGCGGCCGCGTGTCGCGGTTCCAGAAGAAGTTTTCCGGGTTCCTCAAGAAGGAGTGATCGGCCTCAAGACTTCTTTCTTGAGCCGCCAGATTTCTTGAGCTGCTTGTCAAAACGCCCCCTGCTCGATCGGGGGCGTTTTTGTTTGTCCCGTCATGGCGAGAAGCAGCACGAGGAAGTGATCCGGAGACCGAAAAGGGTCTCGATCGCTCCGTCACTCCCTTCCTCGCGACGACAGAGTCGACAAAAGGCGGAATTATCGCTCGAACGCCGCCTTCAGGCGGTTGAGCTGCGGCACCAGCGGATTGCCGATCGCGGCGCGCTCCGCCGCCGGCGCGTGGATGGTGGTGTCGAGGCGACGGACTTTGGTCTGCAGCGTCATCGAGCGGGCGATCAGGTCCTGCAATTGCTGGGGCAGCTTTTCCAGCATTTCCTCCGCGCCGGGTTCGGCGGCGCTGAGCTTGACCTT is part of the Bradyrhizobium erythrophlei genome and encodes:
- the fba gene encoding class II fructose-bisphosphate aldolase (catalyzes the reversible aldol condensation of dihydroxyacetonephosphate and glyceraldehyde 3-phosphate in the Calvin cycle, glycolysis, and/or gluconeogenesis); its protein translation is MARITLRQLLDHAAEHEYGVPAFNINNMEQALAIMDAASSLDAPVIIQASRGARSYANDIMLRHMMDAVTEIYPQIPVCVHLDHGNGPDTCMTAIQAGFTSVMMDGSLKADGKTAADWDYNVGVTRTVTDMAHLGGISVEGELGVLGSLETGMGDKEDGHGAEGKLSHDQLLTNPDEAVKFVKETKVDALAIAMGTSHGAYKFTRKPDGDILAMNVIEEIHRKLPNMHLVMHGSSSVPQDLQDIINANGGKMKPTWGVPVSEIQRGIKNGVRKINIDTDNRMAMTGQIRKVLREDPSEFDPRKYLKPAMEAMARLCKQRLQEFNTAGQASKIKKVLTTAEMAKRYTKGELDPQIA
- a CDS encoding class I fructose-bisphosphate aldolase yields the protein MNLADLNKVARAVVAPGKGLLAADESTGTIKKRFDAINVASTEESRRDYREMLFRSSEAMNRYISGVILYDETFWQKAEDGTPLVKLIEQSGAIPGIKVDEGTQALPACPGELVTVGLDKLAERLKKYYEGGARFAKWRAVIDIGPQIPTMTAIRVNAHALARYAALCQAAQIVPIVEPEVLMDGDHDIDRCYEVTQRVLNKTFQELRVQRVALEGMILKPNMAIPGKKSAKQVSAEEIAEKTVRLLKNCVPAAVPGIAFLSGGQSDEEATAHLNAMNRIGGLPWPLTFSYGRALQAAPQKAWAGKAGNVAAGQRAFTHRARMNSLASKGEWQADLEKKAA
- a CDS encoding thiamine phosphate synthase; protein product: MATKPVPRRPVPRLYLATPEVDDPALLLASLPGLLAGADVAALLLRLKPTDQRTMISRVKALAPAVQGSGAALLLDGHVELVARAGADGAHLTGIAAMEDALPTLKPDRIAGVGGLTTRHDSMAAGEAGADYVLFGEPDARQQRPSVEAIAERLQWWAELFEPPCVGFAASREEAYQFAAAGADFVLVGDFIWNDSRGAAAALMDAEQTIRQAYAAMPGTAKVEQE
- a CDS encoding tetratricopeptide repeat protein; translation: MKILRPVLILASCLLLTANAAAQISLTPPAAQPPPAAGKPEPKVKPHTIARKPAASAATAKPAAAPVAPAATVTPAPVPDNPNVDLVYGAYQRGQYKTAFDLATKRAQENGDPKAMTMLGELYANAMGIKRDYAKAAEWYKRAADGGDREGMFALAMLRLGGRGGPVNREEAVKLLASSAKLGEPKAAYNLALLYLDGQTLPQDLMRAAQLLSMAADAGNPEAQYALATFYKEGTGVAKDVEKSVQLLKAASLADNVDAEVEYAIALYNGTGTPKNEAAAVALLRKAARQNSPIAQNRLARVLVTGQGAPMDKIEGLKWHLVAKTAGKGDPMLDKALADLSPEDRAKAEAAARKWLGLK
- a CDS encoding inositol monophosphatase family protein, which encodes MLHSALINVMVKAARRAGRSLKRDLGEVENLQVSLKGPANFVSLADKRAEQMLLEDLTKARPGYGFIGEEGGIRAGDDKTHTWIVDPLDGTTNFLHGIPQFAISIGLQREGTIIAGVIYNPANDELYIAERGKGAFLNEQRLRVAGRRKLGDCVIACGLPHIGRGDHDLSRREMTEIQNRVAGLRRFGAASLDMAFVAAGRLDGYWERNLQPWDMAAGQIMVREAGGTVSGMAGDDDALKSGNVICGNEFIHAELVKILKPLGK
- a CDS encoding SAM-dependent methyltransferase, translating into MSFISTMIGTAERVPLPDLVIRAAIQRLCSRTATRLAHDSADRDALFADEMAARAIAEHGDEAKTRHDEVPAAFFAAVLGPNRKYSSCFYKEPQSTLQEAEEEALRQTVEHADLADGQSILELGCGWGSLSLWMARQFPRSQVTALSNSHSQREYIEREAMARGLKNIRVVTSDKNVFDPQRRFDRIVSVEMFEHVMNWRELMTRVNSWLAPDGRFFMHIFTHRSGAYRFDRADGDDWIAQHFFSGGVMPSHHLIRQYADLFEVEKEWRWSGTHYQRTALDWLGNFDSHREEIEAVLRNVYGSDTALWMRRWRWFFLATAGLFGYADGSEWGVSHYRMRAV
- a CDS encoding flagellar motor protein MotA, producing the protein MPSGPSSRSAMELELTKLSSPRIFLVRMLVFLVLCALVMIVLYKQIVLAFFANPGLNALIGAVLAIGIILSFRQVIRLYPEVAWVNNFRIADPGLAIDRRPTLLAPMAAILGGERTGRMTISQQTMRHLLDSIATRLDEARDISRYMTGLLVFLGLLGTFWGLIETVGSVGKVIDSLKVGGDAGALFETLKEGLAAPLGGMGISFSSSLFGLAGSLILGFLDLQSSQAQNRFYTDLEDWLASTVREYSGETAPGSSGELQAMVDRLRLTLEEGGTSRGTTVAMANLAEAIQGLVAHMRTEQQMIREWADGQGEQNREIKKLLERIARQPEKN
- a CDS encoding peptidoglycan -binding protein is translated as MALARARRNESGFNYWPGFVDALSTLVLSIVFLLSVFLVVQFFLSQEVTGKDKALEQLNAKIAQLNDLLSLEKLGKLNLDDQVSQLRAGLASAEADRDRIKGLYEGLAGAGNDAAGRDTELNKALDSEKQVSARALAQIEVLNQQISALRRQLAALEEALNASENRDKESQGKIADLGQRLNVALAQRVQELSRYRSEFFGRLRTILGNRPDIRVVGDRFVFQSEVFFDTGQAQLLPEGRAELDKLATALIDLDKQIPAEIAWVLRVDGHTDVRPINSPIFKSNWELSSARAISVVQYLVSLGVPPQRLVAAGFAEFQPLDTAATEEAYKRNRRIELKLTER
- a CDS encoding GNAT family N-acetyltransferase produces the protein MDARIKSGHDGVALMGTPYQLRPYRAEDEDAAIALWQQTWQQAYPSIDFAARVTWWRERWRQELVPNAAIVVAEQASALVGFVTIDGTGYLDQLVVAPDRWGSEVANALVDESKRLSPERITLLVNKDNARAIRFYERNGFARAGEDINPTSGRPVLKMEWKG